One Setaria viridis chromosome 7, Setaria_viridis_v4.0, whole genome shotgun sequence genomic region harbors:
- the LOC117862793 gene encoding mitochondrial ATP-independent inner membrane protease subunit 1a, producing MSAFVRRLGAIPWRNIAGEAFSRALLVAQAFCAVHVVDHHLCSLAIVRGPSMLPAMNLAGDVVAVDKVSVRRGRVGPGDVVLMISPEDPRKAVAKRVVGMGGDSVTYLVDPGNSDASKTVVVPQGHVWVQGDNVYASRDSRHFGAVPYGLITGKIFCRVWPLEGFGSIDSNQSP from the exons atgtCGGCCTTCGTGCGGCGCCTCGGAGCCATCCCGTGGCGGAACATCGCGGGGGAGGCCTTCTCCCGCGCGTTGCTGGTGGCGCAGGCCTTCTGCGCCGTCCACGTCGTGGACCACCACCTCTGCTCGCTCGCCATCGTGCGGGGCCCCAGCATGCTGCCGGCGATGAACCTGGCTGGCGACGTGGTGGCGGTGGACAAGGTGAGCGTGAGGCGCGGGCGGGTGGGGCCCGGGGACGTCGTGCTGATGATCTCCCCCGAGGACCCGCGCAAGGCGGTCGCCAAGCGCGTCGTCGGGATGGGGGGCGACTCTGTCACCTACCTCGTCGACCCCGGGAACAGCGACGCCTCCAAGACCGTCGTG GTACCACAAGGTCATGTTTGGGTGCAGGGAGATAATGTTTATGCTTCTAGAGATTCAAGGCATTTTGGAGCTGTGCCTTATGGTCTCATTACAGGGAAGATCTTTTGTCGG GTGTGGCCACTGGAGGGTTTTGGATCGATTGATTCAAATCAGTCCCCATAA